A region from the Pelobates fuscus isolate aPelFus1 chromosome 3, aPelFus1.pri, whole genome shotgun sequence genome encodes:
- the LOC134601082 gene encoding protein phosphatase 1 regulatory subunit 3C-like, with amino-acid sequence MPGDFSVLCLSPPTPHQLCFPSSNSLRPCLAQTQRPPDLRKKGVVFADALGLALTTIRHFSPSFFDEDPIGLALASLRALRPLCRTTYSLDFHPPSQDYTVFRCRLARQQVCLEQCAVQGASLAGTVRVLNIGFEKRVILRVSYDNWNSHYDLPCSYLRDLHGGEETDTFSFRLPLPSGTVRAEFCICFCCQGQEYWDNNHGKNYTLHKVEERSGQMQRSQW; translated from the coding sequence ATGCCTGGTGACTTCTCTGTACTCTGTCTCAGCCCTCCAACCCCACATCAGTTGTGCTTCCCATCATCTAATTCACTCAGACCTTGCCTGGCACAAACTCAACGTCCTCCAGATCTCCGCAAGAAAGGTGTGGTGTTTGCGGATGCCCTTGGACTGGCCCTCACCACCATCCGCCACTTTTCACCCTCATTTTTTGATGAAGATCCAATTGGGCTTGCTTTGGCCTCACTACGTGCCCTACGTCCTCTCTGCCGCACAACCTATAGCTTGGATTTCCATCCTCCAAGTCAAGATTACACTGTCTTTCGTTGTAGACTAGCCAGACAGCAGGTTTGTCTGGAGCAGTGTGCTGTGCAGGGAGCATCATTGGCTGGTACCGTGAGGGTGCTGAACATTGGCTTTGAGAAGAGAGTGATTCTGCGGGTTAGCTACGATAACTGGAACAGTCATTATGATTTGCCTTGCTCCTACCTACGTGACTTACATGGTGGAGAGGAAACTGACACTTTCTCCTTTAGGTTACCACTGCCTAGTGGTACTGTTCGGGCAGAGTTctgcatttgtttttgctgtcagGGGCAGGAATACTGGGACAACAACCATGGAAAGAACTATACACTGCATAAAGTGGAGGAACGCAGTGGGCAGATGCAGAGATCACAGTGGTGA